From one Paenibacillus sp. FSL K6-1330 genomic stretch:
- the sufC gene encoding Fe-S cluster assembly ATPase SufC, translating into MTVSLRIEQLKAAVEGKEILKGLSLAVNGGEIHVVMGPNGTGKSTLASALMGHPKYEVTEGRVTLNGEDLLEMEVDERARAGLFLAMQYPSEITGVTNSDFMRSAINAKREEGQEISLIKLVRMMEASMQTLEMNPEFMHRYLNEGFSGGEKKRNEILQMIMLEPSLVILDEIDSGLDIDALRIVAEGVNSLRSADRGFLIITHYQRLLNYIKPDFVHVMMQGTIVKSGGPELAERLEADGYEWIKEELGITEEAATPDEEESFQIPMQTKSPRI; encoded by the coding sequence ATGACAGTGAGTCTGCGAATAGAACAATTGAAGGCGGCAGTTGAGGGTAAGGAAATCTTGAAAGGTCTGAGCCTTGCGGTAAATGGGGGAGAAATTCATGTCGTGATGGGACCGAATGGAACAGGGAAGAGTACATTGGCCTCCGCTTTGATGGGGCATCCCAAGTACGAAGTAACAGAGGGAAGGGTTACGCTGAACGGAGAAGATCTGCTGGAGATGGAAGTGGATGAAAGGGCACGGGCAGGATTGTTTCTGGCCATGCAATATCCGAGTGAGATCACGGGAGTCACGAATTCCGATTTCATGCGTAGTGCGATCAATGCAAAACGTGAAGAAGGCCAGGAAATCTCGTTGATCAAATTAGTGCGCATGATGGAAGCAAGCATGCAGACGTTGGAGATGAACCCTGAATTTATGCATCGTTACTTGAACGAGGGCTTTTCCGGGGGGGAGAAAAAGCGAAATGAAATTTTGCAAATGATAATGCTTGAGCCGTCATTGGTCATTCTGGATGAAATCGACTCCGGTCTGGACATCGATGCCCTGCGCATCGTTGCTGAAGGGGTCAATTCTTTGCGCAGTGCAGACCGAGGATTCTTAATTATTACGCACTATCAGCGACTCCTTAATTATATTAAGCCGGACTTTGTACATGTGATGATGCAAGGAACCATCGTAAAGTCTGGAGGGCCGGAATTAGCGGAGCGGTTAGAAGCAGACGGATATGAGTGGATCAAAGAAGAGCTGGGTAT
- a CDS encoding metalloregulator ArsR/SmtB family transcription factor, with protein MKKDKEILHDHGQDLSHALKQMPDVEYFLDGATVFQQLCDGTRLRILWLLCHCEECGNNISAALGISAASVSHHLKLLKLHGLIKSRRAGKEVYYSLADNERARLVHQMIDDFFQMTCPKKGLADHNLNR; from the coding sequence ATGAAAAAAGACAAGGAAATACTTCACGACCACGGACAAGATTTAAGCCATGCTTTAAAGCAAATGCCTGATGTGGAATATTTTCTGGACGGAGCCACCGTCTTTCAACAGCTTTGCGACGGCACACGTTTGCGAATCCTTTGGTTGCTCTGTCATTGCGAGGAGTGCGGGAACAATATTTCAGCCGCTCTTGGCATAAGTGCCGCTTCCGTTTCTCATCACTTGAAATTGCTGAAGCTTCACGGACTGATCAAAAGCAGACGTGCGGGGAAAGAAGTTTATTATTCACTCGCCGACAATGAAAGAGCACGTCTGGTTCATCAAATGATCGATGATTTTTTTCAAATGACTTGTCCGAAGAAAGGACTTGCAGATCACAACCTCAATCGATAA
- a CDS encoding cation transporter, translating to MKKTYKLSNLDCANCAAKIENGIRKLSDVTEVKVNFMGQRMILEAPDDKFNAVLEESKKVIKKLEPDVSIEA from the coding sequence ATGAAAAAAACTTATAAACTGAGCAATCTGGATTGTGCGAATTGCGCGGCGAAGATCGAAAATGGTATTCGCAAGCTGTCTGATGTGACCGAGGTTAAAGTTAACTTTATGGGGCAGAGGATGATTCTGGAGGCTCCGGATGATAAATTTAATGCCGTTCTTGAGGAATCCAAGAAGGTTATAAAAAAACTTGAACCGGATGTATCCATTGAGGCTTAA
- a CDS encoding AraC family transcriptional regulator, with the protein MGASAFSHFSTGMIVARNHDHIVYQLDPKDGQGTASVYAVMPGVEVISLSFQASRFIPTLHSKRNILELNHCQEGRAECKMKDGCLQYIGEGDLFMNTMSNHSDCIELPLGCYKGINITIDLEKLAEQLSDYLPDLPIDLQGMANRFFVNDECFFIQAKEEIQHIFCGMYSVPIEAKSTYFRLKVLEMLIYLYYFDIASETQKTIYARQQVDIIKQIQKRMTEDFERRFTIEELAQQYCISPTVLKTTFKGVYGVSIAAYMKEYRIRQAASMLHKTSKSIGDIALAVGYKSQSKFGAAFKEIYEMSPLEYRNQIRLN; encoded by the coding sequence ATGGGAGCATCTGCTTTTTCACATTTTAGTACAGGCATGATTGTTGCACGGAACCATGACCACATTGTTTATCAGCTGGATCCTAAGGATGGGCAAGGTACTGCCTCGGTGTATGCTGTAATGCCTGGTGTTGAAGTGATTAGCTTAAGCTTTCAGGCGAGCCGTTTTATACCAACACTTCACTCCAAACGTAACATTCTGGAACTAAATCACTGTCAAGAAGGACGAGCCGAGTGTAAAATGAAGGACGGGTGCCTGCAATATATAGGCGAAGGTGATTTGTTCATGAACACAATGAGCAACCACAGTGATTGCATTGAGCTTCCATTGGGCTGCTATAAAGGGATAAACATTACGATTGATTTGGAAAAGTTAGCAGAACAGCTATCGGATTATTTGCCCGATCTTCCCATTGATCTTCAAGGAATGGCTAATCGTTTTTTTGTAAACGATGAGTGCTTTTTTATACAGGCCAAGGAAGAGATTCAGCATATCTTCTGTGGTATGTACTCGGTTCCTATCGAGGCCAAATCCACTTATTTCCGGCTTAAAGTACTAGAAATGTTAATATATCTTTATTACTTTGATATAGCCAGTGAGACACAAAAGACGATTTATGCAAGGCAGCAAGTTGATATTATCAAACAGATTCAAAAGAGAATGACAGAAGATTTTGAACGAAGATTTACGATTGAGGAACTAGCTCAGCAATACTGTATCAGTCCGACTGTACTAAAGACTACTTTCAAAGGAGTATACGGCGTTTCCATTGCGGCATATATGAAAGAATATCGGATCAGGCAGGCTGCTTCCATGTTACATAAGACTTCAAAAAGCATCGGGGATATTGCCTTGGCGGTGGGGTACAAAAGTCAGAGTAAATTCGGGGCTGCTTTTAAAGAGATTTATGAAATGAGTCCTCTCGAATATCGAAATCAAATCAGACTAAATTAA